Proteins co-encoded in one Methylomonas albis genomic window:
- a CDS encoding SPFH domain-containing protein → MGGFGLFVTVLLVFAILMVFMSVKSVPQGMEYTVERFGKYTATLTPGLNIIMPIIDRIGRKLNVMEQVLDVPSQEVITKDNAMVRVDGVVFYQIMDAAKAAYEITYLDMAIINLVMTNIRTVMGSMDLDELLSRRDEINARLLNVVDEATSPWGIKVTRIEIKDIAPPKDLVDSMARQMKAEREKRAQILEAEGMRQAEILKAEGLKQGAILDAEGRKEAAFRDAEARERLAEAEAKATMVVSEAISKGDVQAINYFVAQKYIESLKEVASANNSKLIFMPLEASSVIGALGGIGELAKEALNKKA, encoded by the coding sequence ATGGGCGGCTTTGGTTTATTCGTAACAGTGTTGTTGGTGTTCGCCATTTTAATGGTGTTCATGAGCGTCAAGTCCGTGCCGCAAGGCATGGAGTACACCGTCGAGCGCTTCGGTAAATATACCGCGACTTTGACGCCCGGCTTAAATATCATCATGCCGATCATCGACCGGATCGGCCGTAAGCTGAATGTGATGGAACAGGTACTGGACGTGCCTTCGCAGGAAGTTATCACTAAGGATAACGCCATGGTCCGAGTCGACGGCGTGGTGTTTTACCAGATCATGGACGCCGCCAAGGCTGCCTATGAGATTACTTATCTGGATATGGCGATCATTAATCTGGTGATGACCAACATCCGTACCGTGATGGGCTCGATGGACTTGGACGAACTGCTGTCGCGCCGTGATGAAATCAACGCCCGGTTGTTAAACGTGGTCGACGAAGCTACTTCGCCATGGGGGATTAAAGTCACCCGCATCGAAATCAAGGACATCGCGCCGCCCAAAGATTTGGTCGATTCCATGGCCAGACAAATGAAAGCCGAACGAGAAAAACGCGCGCAGATTCTGGAAGCGGAAGGCATGCGGCAAGCGGAAATTCTTAAAGCCGAAGGCCTGAAACAAGGCGCGATCCTTGACGCCGAAGGGCGGAAGGAAGCCGCGTTCCGCGACGCGGAAGCTAGAGAGCGTCTGGCGGAAGCCGAAGCCAAGGCGACGATGGTGGTTTCCGAGGCCATCTCCAAGGGTGACGTGCAAGCCATCAATTACTTCGTGGCGCAAAAATATATCGAGTCTTTAAAAGAAGTGGCCTCAGCCAACAACAGCAAGCTGATCTTCATGCCGCTGGAAGCTTCCAGCGTGATCGGTGCACTGGGCGGCATCGGCGAACTGGCTAAAGAAGCACTGAATAAAAAGGCTTGA
- a CDS encoding transglutaminase TgpA family protein, whose translation MSASAGVVLTMPFLPSTRLMLFMLGSIGLITLPHAWHIPPILFGFFMLMLLWRLLAVWRPHYLPNRFAVFLLMLVGIGLLYSQQHSVFGRDAGTGLFVVALGLKLLEIHGKRDVYVIVYLAFIVAVTQFLYEESILMAFYILLVCGVLLATLITQNSQAPQTLPALKAAAAIILQSLPLALVLFVLFPRLEAPRWSWLDDDAQAKSGLSDTLEPGSIAELSLSPELVFRVKFDGELPPASQRYWRGPVYANTDGVRWTVPPVLGRENTPDQPVFSGPTYDYTLMMEPQKQHWVFALEMPAQFANGLRRNGLYQLISNKNPGDRAEYRISSSPTFNSGGISKSERRENLQLPGKPSEKIVELVKQLQGRPAGPELFIANLLQHFRQENFHYTLSPEAMPDKPIETFLFERRAGFCSHYATAFVYLLRVAEIPARVVGGYQGGQMNAVGGFLEIRQADAHAWAEAWLEGRGWVRFDPTAAVAPERIERGVDVDLQIASGMVNFSPVQFDARTLSWLQRSQQLWQSVDYNWQRWIINYDTANQQAFLQSLGIDNFIKLAYWLLSSVAVVGGVLSWRLLRTSRRRQDPALVLYRQFCNKLSKAGVDVDIGDGPQTIAARGKSARPDLAEQIEGITAIFIRLRYEAKADADDLQALKNLVGSIRV comes from the coding sequence ATGTCTGCAAGCGCTGGCGTTGTTTTGACTATGCCGTTTCTGCCGTCTACGCGATTGATGTTGTTTATGCTTGGCTCGATAGGGCTGATCACACTGCCGCATGCCTGGCATATTCCGCCGATCTTATTCGGATTTTTCATGCTTATGCTGCTATGGCGCTTGCTTGCCGTGTGGCGGCCACACTATTTACCGAACCGGTTTGCGGTATTTTTGCTGATGTTGGTGGGTATCGGACTGCTCTATAGTCAGCAACATTCGGTATTCGGCCGCGATGCCGGCACCGGCTTGTTCGTGGTGGCCTTGGGTTTGAAATTGCTGGAAATTCACGGCAAGCGCGATGTGTATGTGATCGTGTATCTGGCTTTCATCGTCGCGGTTACCCAGTTTTTATACGAAGAAAGCATCTTGATGGCGTTTTACATCCTGCTGGTATGCGGGGTGTTACTGGCAACCTTGATTACCCAAAACAGCCAGGCGCCGCAAACCCTGCCGGCCTTAAAAGCGGCTGCGGCAATTATTCTGCAAAGCCTGCCGCTGGCCTTGGTGTTATTTGTGTTGTTTCCGCGTTTGGAAGCACCGCGCTGGAGCTGGCTGGACGACGACGCCCAAGCCAAAAGCGGTTTGAGCGATACCTTGGAGCCCGGCTCCATTGCCGAATTAAGTTTGTCGCCGGAACTGGTATTCCGGGTCAAATTCGACGGCGAATTGCCGCCGGCTTCCCAACGCTATTGGCGGGGGCCGGTTTATGCCAATACCGATGGCGTACGCTGGACGGTGCCGCCGGTGTTGGGCCGGGAAAATACCCCGGATCAACCCGTATTTAGCGGTCCGACATACGATTACACGCTGATGATGGAGCCGCAAAAACAGCATTGGGTGTTTGCGCTGGAGATGCCCGCGCAGTTTGCAAACGGTTTGCGCCGCAACGGTTTATATCAGTTGATCAGCAATAAAAACCCCGGCGACCGCGCCGAATATCGGATTAGTTCCTCGCCTACTTTTAACTCCGGCGGCATCAGCAAATCCGAGCGCCGGGAAAATTTGCAACTACCCGGCAAACCTTCGGAAAAAATCGTCGAATTGGTTAAGCAGTTGCAAGGCCGGCCAGCAGGCCCCGAGTTGTTTATCGCCAATTTGTTGCAGCATTTTCGCCAGGAAAACTTTCATTACACCCTTAGCCCGGAGGCGATGCCGGATAAGCCCATCGAGACTTTTTTATTTGAGCGCCGCGCCGGGTTTTGCAGCCATTACGCCACGGCCTTTGTGTATTTGCTGCGAGTAGCGGAGATTCCGGCGCGGGTGGTGGGCGGCTATCAAGGCGGGCAGATGAATGCCGTCGGCGGCTTTCTGGAGATCAGGCAAGCTGATGCGCATGCCTGGGCGGAAGCCTGGCTGGAAGGGCGCGGCTGGGTCAGATTCGACCCAACGGCGGCTGTTGCCCCGGAACGGATAGAACGCGGCGTGGATGTCGATTTACAAATCGCCAGCGGCATGGTCAATTTCAGTCCGGTGCAGTTCGATGCCCGGACCCTGTCGTGGCTGCAACGTAGCCAACAGCTGTGGCAAAGCGTCGACTACAACTGGCAACGCTGGATCATCAATTACGACACGGCCAATCAGCAGGCGTTTTTACAGAGCTTAGGTATCGATAATTTCATCAAGCTGGCTTACTGGCTGCTGAGTAGCGTTGCTGTGGTCGGTGGTGTATTGTCGTGGCGACTTTTGCGAACCAGCCGTCGCCGCCAAGATCCGGCGCTAGTGCTGTATCGGCAGTTTTGTAACAAGTTAAGTAAAGCCGGGGTTGACGTGGACATTGGCGACGGCCCGCAAACCATTGCGGCGCGGGGCAAAAGCGCCCGCCCGGATTTGGCGGAGCAGATAGAAGGAATTACCGCTATTTTTATTCGATTACGTTATGAAGCTAAGGCGGATGCGGACGATTTGCAGGCGCTAAAAAACCTGGTCGGCAGTATCCGCGTGTAA
- a CDS encoding AAA family ATPase, with protein sequence MDLALDRLLAAANQIILGKQPQIRLAVCCLLARGHLLIEDIPGVGKTTLAHTLARLFGLEYQRIQFTSDILPADIVGSSVFDAHQQLFSFHPGPIFKQMILADEINRATPKAQSALLEAMEERQVTVEGRTYPLPQPFFVIATQNPAHQIGTFPLPESQVDRFLMRIELGYPNRQAERELLSGQPRHVLIDKLPVALLPEQLAGLQQETDEVHVSPALLDYLQAILAFSRQSNDFASGLSPRAGLGLVAAAKAWAYIDKRYAVLPEDLQAVLPAVAGHRLNAGANDSAATVAPILKHVSVL encoded by the coding sequence ATGGACCTTGCTCTCGATCGCTTACTCGCCGCAGCCAATCAAATCATTCTCGGTAAACAACCACAAATTCGCCTAGCGGTTTGCTGCCTGTTGGCCAGAGGTCATTTGTTGATTGAGGATATTCCCGGCGTCGGCAAAACCACCTTAGCGCACACCTTGGCGCGTTTATTCGGTTTGGAATATCAGCGGATACAATTCACTAGCGATATTTTACCGGCCGACATCGTCGGCTCCTCGGTGTTCGACGCGCATCAACAGCTATTCAGTTTTCATCCGGGGCCGATTTTCAAACAAATGATTTTGGCCGACGAAATCAACCGGGCCACGCCCAAGGCGCAAAGCGCGTTGTTGGAGGCGATGGAAGAACGGCAAGTGACCGTCGAAGGCCGCACCTATCCCTTACCGCAACCGTTTTTTGTCATCGCCACCCAAAATCCGGCGCATCAGATCGGCACCTTTCCCCTACCGGAATCGCAAGTCGACCGCTTTTTAATGCGTATCGAGTTAGGCTATCCCAACCGTCAGGCCGAACGCGAGTTGTTGAGCGGCCAACCCCGGCATGTGTTGATCGATAAACTGCCGGTTGCGTTACTGCCGGAACAATTGGCCGGCTTGCAACAGGAGACAGATGAAGTGCATGTGTCGCCGGCCTTGCTGGATTATCTGCAAGCCATACTGGCCTTCAGCCGGCAATCCAATGATTTTGCCAGCGGCCTGTCGCCGCGTGCCGGCTTGGGCTTGGTGGCCGCCGCCAAGGCCTGGGCTTATATCGATAAGCGCTATGCGGTGTTGCCGGAAGACCTGCAAGCGGTATTGCCGGCGGTGGCCGGCCATCGCTTGAATGCGGGTGCCAACGATTCTGCGGCCACCGTCGCGCCCATTCTAAAGCATGTGTCCGTGCTTTGA
- a CDS encoding DUF58 domain-containing protein, giving the protein MSEAALSLKQRFKLSRFFNGEAPTAGPIVLTQRRVFILPTQRGLAFVLLILLLVLIGFVYNNNLAYLLGFLLASIFFVTILHSFKSLAGLAIQPARQQAVFAGQAGPFSFQISNPGSQPRFAVDLALQSELSLSLAAEQCQTVTLYQATQQRGWQLPGTLTLSSTYPLGLFRAWAPLRFDSPLLVYPQPASRQLPFPDSDGGQERPGQHRRNGDEFDGVRAYQQGDAIRQIHWKAFAKGQGVHSKQYSGASSSELWLDYQHAPGHHTEERLSQLCRWLVDAEQAGLRYGLVLPGLRVPPDNGVAHYRKCLQALALF; this is encoded by the coding sequence TTGAGCGAGGCGGCATTATCCTTAAAACAGCGCTTTAAACTGTCGCGTTTTTTTAACGGCGAGGCACCGACCGCCGGGCCGATTGTGTTGACGCAGCGGCGGGTGTTTATTTTGCCGACACAACGCGGCTTGGCTTTTGTGCTGTTGATTCTGTTGCTAGTACTGATCGGCTTTGTCTACAACAACAATCTGGCCTATTTGCTCGGGTTTTTACTGGCCAGCATCTTTTTCGTGACCATCCTGCACAGCTTCAAATCGCTGGCCGGATTGGCGATTCAACCTGCCCGGCAACAAGCGGTGTTTGCCGGCCAAGCCGGGCCGTTTAGTTTCCAGATCAGTAATCCCGGTTCGCAGCCGCGTTTTGCGGTGGACCTGGCATTGCAGTCCGAGTTATCCCTGAGTTTGGCCGCAGAGCAATGCCAAACCGTCACCTTGTATCAAGCCACCCAGCAACGCGGCTGGCAGTTACCGGGCACGCTCACACTTTCCAGCACCTATCCCTTAGGCTTATTTCGGGCCTGGGCGCCCTTACGTTTCGATAGTCCTTTGCTGGTGTATCCACAGCCAGCCAGTCGGCAACTGCCATTTCCGGATAGCGACGGTGGACAGGAGCGGCCCGGCCAGCATCGCCGAAATGGCGACGAGTTTGATGGCGTAAGAGCCTATCAACAGGGCGACGCGATTCGGCAAATCCATTGGAAAGCCTTTGCCAAGGGCCAGGGCGTGCACAGCAAGCAATACAGCGGCGCCAGTTCCAGCGAATTGTGGTTGGATTATCAACACGCGCCCGGACACCACACGGAAGAACGCCTCAGCCAATTATGCCGCTGGCTGGTGGATGCCGAACAGGCCGGTTTGCGTTACGGCTTGGTGCTGCCCGGACTGCGTGTGCCGCCGGACAACGGTGTCGCGCATTACCGAAAATGTCTGCAAGCGCTGGCGTTGTTTTGA
- a CDS encoding TraR/DksA family transcriptional regulator: MKEYDEVRDQLLNMLEELDDRLGKITNDVRHTDQPLAQDFSEQATETENDEVLDALGNAARDEVEKIRQAISRIDAGTYGICLGCGEPIKKERLAVLPYAKLCMHCAEHNPQS, encoded by the coding sequence ATGAAAGAATATGACGAAGTTCGCGACCAGTTGTTAAATATGCTGGAAGAACTGGACGATAGACTAGGGAAAATTACCAACGATGTCAGACACACCGACCAGCCGCTGGCTCAGGATTTTTCCGAACAGGCTACCGAAACCGAAAACGACGAGGTATTGGATGCGCTGGGCAATGCAGCCCGCGACGAAGTTGAGAAAATCAGACAAGCCATTTCCCGCATTGATGCCGGTACTTACGGGATTTGCCTGGGCTGTGGCGAACCGATCAAAAAAGAACGCTTGGCGGTACTGCCTTATGCCAAGCTCTGCATGCATTGTGCGGAACACAACCCGCAGTCTTGA